In Caldisphaera lagunensis DSM 15908, a single genomic region encodes these proteins:
- a CDS encoding acyl-CoA dehydrogenase family protein, with the protein MSAKSDIDLLRSSVREFSEKVLMPVAKKIDAENFISEDILNQVANMGYFALRVPDKYGGPNLSTLESAIVVEELARASGAVAIMATVSGTMVAYPLVHYASEELKEEYLGRLSKGKIGAFALSEPCCGSDAANITTKAEIDGNDYVINGRKTWITNSTYADFFLVAARTGKQEDRHKGITIFVVDNKDCIEKSKLDMMGYRGSGTSELLFKDCRVPKENIVGEVNNGFKIIIDGLNEGRIITASTGLGIMQAAFDESLNYAKIRETMGKPIIEHEMVQSMIADMKVKLEASRLLIYNAAQKIDNNEIDYPMWSSIAKYATAKWGVDVVRLAMQVEGGFGYSKESNVERYYRDIKMIEIGDGTNEIQKLVISRSLAGKITSPRLKH; encoded by the coding sequence TTGAGTGCAAAATCTGATATAGATCTTTTAAGAAGTTCAGTTAGGGAATTTTCTGAAAAAGTATTGATGCCAGTTGCTAAAAAAATTGATGCTGAAAACTTTATTAGTGAAGATATTTTGAATCAAGTAGCAAACATGGGTTATTTTGCATTAAGGGTTCCTGATAAATATGGTGGGCCTAATTTGTCAACTCTTGAATCAGCAATAGTTGTTGAAGAACTAGCAAGAGCCTCTGGCGCTGTTGCTATAATGGCAACAGTTTCTGGTACAATGGTAGCATATCCTTTAGTTCATTATGCAAGCGAAGAATTAAAAGAAGAATACTTAGGAAGATTAAGCAAAGGAAAAATTGGTGCATTTGCATTAAGTGAGCCATGTTGTGGAAGTGATGCAGCTAATATAACTACAAAGGCAGAAATTGATGGTAATGATTATGTTATAAATGGAAGGAAAACATGGATTACAAACTCTACATATGCAGATTTCTTTTTGGTTGCTGCTAGGACAGGTAAGCAAGAGGATAGACATAAAGGGATAACAATATTTGTTGTTGATAATAAGGATTGCATTGAGAAAAGCAAACTAGATATGATGGGATATAGAGGAAGTGGAACAAGTGAATTGCTATTTAAAGATTGCAGAGTCCCAAAAGAAAACATTGTTGGTGAAGTAAATAATGGATTTAAGATAATTATTGATGGATTAAATGAAGGTAGAATTATTACAGCATCAACTGGTTTAGGTATAATGCAGGCTGCATTTGATGAATCTCTAAATTATGCTAAGATAAGGGAAACTATGGGAAAACCAATTATTGAACATGAAATGGTTCAAAGCATGATTGCAGATATGAAAGTTAAATTGGAAGCATCTAGATTGTTAATTTATAATGCAGCACAAAAGATTGATAATAATGAAATTGATTACCCAATGTGGTCTTCTATTGCAAAATATGCAACTGCTAAATGGGGTGTTGATGTAGTTAGATTAGCAATGCAAGTTGAAGGAGGTTTTGGTTATAGCAAAGAAAGCAATGTAGAAAGATATTATAGAGATATAAAAATGATTGAAATTGGAGATGGAACTAATGAAATCCAAAAGCTCGTTATATCTAGATCTTTAGCTGGTAAAATAACTTCTCCAAGACTTAAACATTAA
- a CDS encoding 30S ribosomal protein S24e, whose protein sequence is MSKKINIDNDVYLEVLDEKENKLLERLEVYGIVHHELKSTPSRITLRKILSQAYSKDISQIFVKSIKTSYGQGISNVHIHIYNTPEFAKKYELKYIVDRNGGYTLEG, encoded by the coding sequence ATGTCCAAGAAAATCAATATAGATAATGATGTATATTTAGAAGTCTTGGATGAAAAAGAAAACAAATTATTAGAAAGATTAGAAGTTTATGGTATAGTTCATCATGAACTTAAGTCAACCCCATCTAGGATTACTTTAAGAAAAATATTGTCTCAGGCTTATTCGAAAGACATTTCTCAAATATTTGTCAAATCAATAAAAACAAGCTATGGGCAAGGGATTTCAAATGTGCACATACATATTTATAATACGCCAGAATTTGCTAAAAAATATGAGCTAAAGTACATAGTTGATAGGAATGGAGGATATACATTAGAGGGATGA
- a CDS encoding bifunctional ADP-dependent NAD(P)H-hydrate dehydratase/NAD(P)H-hydrate epimerase yields the protein MTQLCPGFIKDPQILSIEDIRSYEINNVSNGIPLLLLMENAGRAVADAIECKIGDLKNKKIIVYAGKGGNGGDALVASKHLALRGADVTIYLLYDYNLVEHQDTLINLKSLINSKMVKIIHLDDPSQYKPQDADVLIDGILGIGVKGKLREPIASALKAFNSSTGLRVAIDVPTGVDPETGYVAEGSAIADLTVTMHSLKPGLLKEDAKHYVGEILVAEIGLLRDSEIFAGPGDVLFRIPKRPKNAIKGGNGKVLTIGGSYHYFGAPFYASSAALLSGADLSFLASPEKVAYSAAQNNPGIIPFPLDGDYLNKDHIPLLLEEAKRVDVIAIGPGLGSKEETKETVITLVSSLKGKPIVIDADALKALADVDIKLWDDVVLTPHRGEAALLAKREGDPEDLAREISKKYNATVIVKAPIDVICSPNGKCRYNKTGHPAMAVGGTGDVLTGIISGFLARRIALLKDTNALNVVASSAYVSGKAGEMAVKNKGQNITALDVLNNIQNVLKEIDEEYTHGSG from the coding sequence ATGACACAATTATGCCCTGGATTTATTAAGGATCCTCAAATTTTAAGTATAGAAGACATTAGATCTTATGAAATAAATAACGTAAGTAATGGTATACCTTTATTGCTTTTAATGGAAAATGCCGGAAGGGCAGTTGCCGATGCAATAGAGTGCAAAATCGGTGATTTAAAAAATAAAAAAATTATAGTTTATGCTGGAAAAGGAGGCAATGGAGGGGATGCCCTAGTAGCATCAAAACACTTAGCCTTAAGGGGAGCTGATGTAACAATTTATCTATTGTATGATTATAATTTGGTTGAACATCAAGATACACTTATTAATTTAAAAAGCTTAATTAATTCGAAAATGGTAAAGATAATTCATTTGGATGATCCTTCTCAATACAAACCTCAAGATGCCGATGTATTAATTGATGGAATACTAGGTATAGGAGTTAAAGGTAAATTAAGAGAGCCAATCGCAAGTGCTTTGAAGGCATTTAATTCTTCAACTGGTTTGAGAGTTGCAATAGATGTTCCAACAGGAGTAGATCCTGAGACGGGCTATGTTGCTGAAGGATCAGCAATTGCAGATTTAACAGTAACTATGCATTCATTAAAGCCTGGTCTGCTTAAGGAAGATGCGAAGCATTATGTAGGTGAAATTTTAGTTGCTGAAATTGGATTGTTAAGGGATTCTGAAATATTTGCTGGTCCAGGAGATGTTTTATTTAGGATCCCTAAAAGGCCAAAAAATGCTATAAAAGGGGGTAATGGAAAAGTATTAACAATAGGAGGATCTTATCATTATTTTGGTGCACCATTTTATGCATCTTCTGCTGCATTATTGTCTGGGGCAGATCTGTCTTTTTTGGCATCTCCAGAAAAAGTTGCATATTCTGCTGCCCAGAATAATCCAGGAATTATACCATTTCCATTAGATGGAGATTATTTGAATAAAGATCATATTCCCTTATTATTAGAAGAAGCAAAAAGGGTTGATGTTATAGCTATTGGGCCTGGGCTTGGCAGTAAAGAGGAAACCAAGGAAACAGTTATTACTTTAGTTAGTTCATTAAAAGGGAAGCCAATTGTTATAGATGCAGACGCTCTTAAAGCTTTAGCCGATGTAGATATTAAGCTATGGGATGATGTTGTTTTAACTCCTCATAGAGGAGAAGCGGCTTTACTAGCTAAAAGAGAAGGTGATCCAGAAGATTTGGCAAGAGAAATATCTAAAAAATACAATGCAACCGTAATTGTTAAAGCTCCAATAGACGTTATTTGCTCTCCTAATGGGAAATGCAGATATAATAAAACAGGTCATCCAGCCATGGCTGTTGGAGGAACAGGAGATGTTTTAACTGGAATTATATCTGGATTTTTAGCAAGAAGAATTGCCTTACTTAAGGATACCAATGCATTAAATGTTGTTGCTTCCTCAGCATATGTTTCAGGGAAAGCTGGAGAAATGGCTGTTAAAAACAAGGGGCAAAATATTACAGCATTGGATGTCTTAAATAATATACAGAATGTATTAAAAGAGATAGATGAGGAATATACTCATGGATCAGGATGA
- a CDS encoding class I SAM-dependent methyltransferase, with protein sequence MDQDDIINRYDFTYEGYDELYGEEQKNKYDLLFSKIKPYGIVADIGCGTGLLMEYFYDTGLIDKINKYICLDLSINMLSLSNKRANKFCKDKCLVLWGNAEYLPFKNKSIDFLFSFSVINLLDNPENALNEFKRVSNNIFVSYVKKLKQVNMQGEIIGEDYKDLIFKLY encoded by the coding sequence ATGGATCAGGATGATATAATAAATAGATATGATTTTACTTACGAAGGGTATGATGAATTATACGGAGAAGAGCAGAAAAATAAATATGATTTATTGTTCTCTAAGATAAAACCCTATGGAATTGTTGCAGATATAGGATGTGGTACTGGCTTATTGATGGAATATTTTTATGACACTGGACTTATAGATAAAATAAATAAATACATTTGTTTAGATTTGAGCATTAATATGCTTTCTTTAAGTAATAAAAGAGCTAATAAATTTTGCAAAGATAAATGTTTGGTTTTATGGGGAAATGCTGAGTATTTACCATTTAAAAATAAAAGCATAGATTTCCTGTTTTCATTTTCTGTTATTAATTTATTAGATAATCCTGAAAATGCATTGAATGAATTTAAGAGAGTAAGCAATAATATATTCGTGAGCTATGTAAAGAAACTCAAACAAGTAAATATGCAAGGAGAGATTATAGGGGAAGATTATAAGGACTTAATATTTAAGCTATATTAG
- a CDS encoding AbrB/MazE/SpoVT family DNA-binding domain-containing protein, which produces MGIVARKVQRLGASSYVITLPHTWIEANNIKPGDTVYIVDDDNKLSIIPSQKDEEKSKTVYEMDLGKIPIPEIASLAIYCLYVHNLGDTIINMGPMGKKGVESAKQAALSLLGLDVFELGESRIMIRPVIDDSKIEIKQVIKGLGMIVSDITGILRDALNGLDVTQSLQLSQKDLLKYQHLVERHVVDTMLHGKSDVRLHALVLGSGLLGVVGYIMWDAADKANKIKIKSEEISSLITNIKDILPQLGSIIAQPSIKRTQELLLQIMAITMDVEEKSINSKDSRETMILTKVADALKLLNVILYVITCSAVTSEEYLRKSNSTVI; this is translated from the coding sequence ATGGGAATAGTAGCAAGAAAGGTTCAGAGGTTGGGGGCGTCATCTTATGTCATAACTCTACCTCATACATGGATTGAAGCTAATAATATCAAGCCCGGAGATACTGTATATATTGTAGATGATGATAATAAGCTTTCTATAATACCATCTCAGAAAGATGAAGAAAAAAGCAAAACAGTTTATGAGATGGATTTAGGGAAGATACCTATACCAGAAATAGCTTCTCTAGCTATATATTGTCTTTATGTCCATAATTTAGGGGATACAATAATAAATATGGGGCCCATGGGTAAGAAAGGAGTTGAATCGGCAAAGCAGGCAGCCCTTTCACTTTTAGGCTTGGACGTGTTTGAATTGGGAGAATCTAGAATTATGATAAGACCTGTTATAGATGATTCTAAAATTGAAATAAAGCAGGTAATAAAAGGTCTTGGTATGATTGTTTCAGATATAACAGGCATTTTAAGGGATGCATTAAATGGGTTAGATGTAACTCAATCTTTGCAATTGAGTCAAAAAGATTTACTAAAGTATCAACATTTAGTTGAAAGACACGTAGTAGATACAATGTTACATGGAAAAAGTGATGTTAGATTACATGCATTAGTTTTGGGTAGTGGATTATTGGGGGTTGTTGGTTATATAATGTGGGATGCAGCTGATAAAGCTAACAAAATAAAAATTAAATCAGAGGAAATTTCAAGTTTGATTACAAACATAAAAGATATACTTCCTCAATTAGGATCAATAATTGCGCAACCTAGTATTAAGAGAACTCAAGAGTTGTTATTGCAAATAATGGCAATAACGATGGATGTAGAAGAAAAATCTATTAACTCAAAAGATTCTAGAGAAACCATGATTTTAACAAAGGTAGCAGATGCATTAAAATTATTGAATGTAATATTATATGTTATAACATGTAGCGCTGTAACATCTGAAGAATATCTAAGAAAATCTAATTCAACTGTAATATAG
- a CDS encoding radical SAM protein, with the protein MLKKNNIMGSDKIGLTIGRMEKGCELCFPGLKSVIFITGICGDSCYYCPVGKDRFGHDVIYVNEERITNLRDMIIEIERQGAIGASITGGDPLVVFPRTIKIIKMLKKHFGNEFHIHLYTSGRYATPDALVSLYKAGLDEIRFHPVKDEYKIAISYASKLTKMRVGAEIPIAKGLENWAIDIIKTVEKYGGSFVNLDEMEFVEPNARALISMGLNEDKNRPFTAKGSLEAALKVLEWARENSNIYVHFCPASFKDAIQTKNRFTRLSRNDKKWYEEITKDGTIKWAEVNINGNIIKINPNDIYNYKGYEIKILESHPTRDRKPIINEEIIKI; encoded by the coding sequence ATGCTAAAGAAAAACAATATAATGGGAAGCGATAAAATAGGATTAACAATAGGAAGAATGGAAAAAGGATGTGAGCTCTGTTTTCCTGGATTAAAATCAGTAATTTTTATAACTGGAATATGCGGAGATTCATGTTATTATTGCCCTGTTGGAAAAGACAGATTTGGACATGATGTAATTTATGTTAATGAGGAAAGAATAACAAATCTTAGGGATATGATAATTGAAATAGAAAGACAGGGAGCTATTGGAGCAAGTATAACTGGAGGAGACCCATTAGTAGTATTTCCTAGAACTATTAAGATAATTAAAATGCTTAAAAAACATTTCGGAAATGAATTTCACATACATTTATATACTAGCGGAAGATATGCGACTCCTGATGCTTTAGTTTCTCTATATAAAGCAGGGCTAGACGAAATTAGGTTCCATCCAGTTAAAGATGAGTATAAGATAGCAATATCTTATGCATCTAAGCTTACAAAAATGAGGGTTGGAGCTGAAATACCTATTGCTAAAGGGCTAGAAAATTGGGCTATTGATATAATTAAAACTGTAGAAAAATATGGAGGTAGTTTTGTTAATCTAGATGAAATGGAATTTGTTGAACCTAACGCGAGAGCACTAATATCAATGGGTCTAAATGAAGATAAAAATAGGCCCTTTACTGCTAAGGGTTCATTGGAAGCAGCATTAAAAGTATTAGAATGGGCAAGAGAAAATTCAAATATTTATGTTCATTTTTGTCCAGCATCATTTAAAGATGCAATACAGACAAAAAACAGATTTACACGACTATCAAGAAATGATAAGAAATGGTACGAAGAAATTACAAAAGATGGAACAATAAAATGGGCTGAAGTAAATATAAATGGAAATATAATTAAGATAAATCCAAATGATATTTATAATTACAAAGGCTATGAAATCAAAATATTGGAGTCACACCCAACAAGGGATAGGAAACCAATAATTAATGAAGAAATAATAAAAATATAA
- a CDS encoding carboxypeptidase M32, which produces MFENAVIREILEKYKRLWAIGHSMALMGWDNETYMPPKGSEERGYAIAEMSTLYQEMLLNESFVQLVEKGKNQENLNDYEKGVVRVLDREISILKKIPPSLVYEMSKTSEEAFHAWKLAREKNDFSIFSPYLEKIIKLNIEKAERLGYENEPYDALLDLFEEGLRTKDIIGIFDNLRSNLRSLLDKVISQKYYYFNSPLEGIKYEREKMEKVNNEVLNLLNFPWDRARLDVSPHPFTQGMGINDVRITTRYEGYDFKRSLFSVIHEFGHATYELQIDENLKMTPIGGGVSLGIHESQSRFWENIIGRSYQFTQVIKPILDKHLDFTKGYSEEDLYRYFAMVKPSLIRTEADELTYNFHILLRFELERLMLKGEVKVNDLPEIWNQYMEDLLGIRPKSYSEGILQDVHWSHGDLGYFPTYTLGNIVAAQVRNSLLKSISLYDLILEKKFNDIKASLRELIHKYGSTYRPKDLLLMKLGESYNQEYLINYLREKYLKI; this is translated from the coding sequence ATGTTTGAAAATGCAGTTATTAGAGAAATTTTGGAAAAATATAAAAGATTATGGGCAATCGGCCATTCAATGGCTTTGATGGGTTGGGACAACGAGACTTACATGCCTCCTAAAGGAAGCGAAGAAAGGGGATACGCAATAGCTGAGATGAGCACATTATATCAAGAAATGTTGCTAAATGAAAGCTTTGTTCAGCTAGTTGAAAAAGGAAAGAATCAGGAAAACTTAAATGATTATGAAAAAGGAGTTGTTAGAGTATTAGATAGGGAAATTTCGATATTAAAGAAAATACCTCCTTCTTTAGTTTATGAAATGTCAAAAACATCAGAAGAAGCATTTCATGCATGGAAATTGGCAAGGGAAAAAAATGATTTCAGCATATTTTCACCATACCTAGAAAAGATAATAAAATTAAATATAGAAAAAGCAGAAAGATTAGGTTATGAAAATGAGCCTTACGACGCATTATTAGATCTTTTTGAGGAAGGTCTAAGAACTAAAGATATAATAGGAATTTTTGATAATTTGAGGTCAAATCTGAGGAGTTTGTTAGATAAAGTTATTTCTCAAAAATATTACTATTTTAATTCACCATTGGAAGGAATTAAATATGAAAGAGAAAAAATGGAGAAAGTAAATAATGAAGTATTGAACTTGCTTAATTTCCCATGGGATAGAGCTAGATTAGATGTTAGTCCACATCCTTTTACTCAGGGTATGGGTATCAATGATGTTAGGATAACAACAAGATATGAAGGATATGATTTTAAGAGATCATTATTTAGTGTAATTCATGAATTCGGTCATGCGACTTATGAGTTGCAAATAGATGAAAATTTGAAAATGACACCAATAGGTGGTGGAGTAAGCTTAGGTATCCATGAAAGTCAAAGTAGATTCTGGGAAAATATAATAGGAAGGAGTTATCAATTTACTCAAGTTATTAAGCCAATATTGGATAAACACTTAGATTTTACAAAGGGATATTCTGAAGAAGATTTGTATAGGTATTTTGCTATGGTAAAGCCAAGCTTAATAAGAACAGAAGCAGATGAATTAACTTATAATTTCCATATATTATTGAGATTTGAGTTAGAAAGACTTATGCTAAAAGGAGAAGTTAAAGTTAATGACCTACCTGAAATTTGGAACCAATATATGGAAGATCTTCTAGGTATTAGACCTAAGTCGTACAGTGAAGGTATATTGCAAGATGTGCATTGGAGCCATGGTGATTTAGGTTATTTCCCAACCTATACTCTTGGAAACATAGTTGCAGCCCAAGTTAGGAATAGCTTATTGAAATCTATTTCCTTGTATGATTTAATATTAGAGAAGAAATTTAACGATATTAAGGCAAGTCTTAGAGAATTGATCCATAAATATGGGTCAACTTATAGGCCTAAAGATCTACTATTAATGAAATTAGGTGAAAGCTACAATCAAGAATATCTTATAAATTATCTAAGAGAAAAATATTTAAAAATATAA